One segment of Toxoplasma gondii ME49 chromosome VI, whole genome shotgun sequence DNA contains the following:
- a CDS encoding hypothetical protein (encoded by transcript TGME49_244130), with protein sequence MSPSSSEPCCFSPEPPVSPIGEAESSSVGASPLHLPSSHAPILASSCSPSPGPLTPLSASSSSSEPLGSGLRRRWGEPEFPAGEERHGEERKGNAEEAEQRLESRRGRWREESQRRGVFAVFGFRETAAEDSGERLLSDQRGAAVSTSEASEGLPLKMEKENAWSPGNDATCEREFSLLGEPQRAPVASEETPSSPAKTKKRDCDKAGEKLNGDSEEDENGGCFVEDGDRKECAAPLARRRRETKASESRDRETGKQHGGGSSSVEGESHAPFTSFLLAAPSECLDCLFSFLDFSSFFSVFATNTVSFSIFSSPSLLPQTWRRFALDRKLSFASVPVSPSWLASPLFSADARPHLLQIETQRRPLPATQPASTVEPEQTEEAQKKEQGGTRLPSLTLPCCLSRGDFLRLGQTNRRWRLGFFSREQRISVFSPEPLEKAQVVACPPLFSSGELAFSASPPFPPMSLLPASLAHELSAIRRGGSAALAATVRMPRSLSREALCPLLTVSSSRIYTVDLGPKKAAPGSAAAGSKSQVCAAAGELRLLTLPASMPLLSPFPLLSGGGAIRVLHRAASLASRESSSSSSAAHEDKAAVRAPEEESEGTAAAFRGLGIAEKQRRKRSRARRPPHVAWVACLEHPLCWQTPRPGRKREDVRRRGTASLSSSPVLRPSSPFLGPSSPFLGPSSPFLGPSSPFLGPSSPYHRESSSPFLGPSSPGLGPSSPLLQPSSFSPQQDEQIRRREPQSAAGEKDIARGSGRFRNEGEAAAPTAPASASSLSSSAPTHLLCLTLQHIDLLAPASVREERPVDLTGFNSETANHDCASCDSASTHSLSSSPSSLSSSVPSSSPSACSHSSSSSLLGEEGKSSASCGKPCRSEFESQAAGKDGACVAEKRKETDSEKARRDEETSELSEGGSPQRAKASKGLPPQATPATYRLHPVALCSLRRQHHASGPQVLHPHAIACCALRDEETLTIAASLVWKRNTSTPAQRFSTSSRQAASSSSASSSSSFSGASGLGAGRETRPGEASASGSAPHACGRADSAGEKREGLPRGRSVEFVLGSASGLGSGPPPVSFVSVIAAGTSSGAIYATAPPPCLVQACTCSQDRSFASFESGSFPRTRSPQSSLSRNPSSSSSSSSSPVGRSQREAALFAAAEASRGSPLQFVGRISSVAVHSSSSGPADFLHVVAGTPWCCPVLPSLPAPSRSLASSPSSSPRLVPAAASPCLSPPTTSPVSPCSTPPLRPSKTPETLAWHLRNWRDSATPGKGWSLPQVETNHCQSLSSTPCAWTGESSRSGDALDSASGTLAVALWLFAGASKGGGVKIFRWNWECSRGRDAEGDVEQGEEAVARKQRTDDAGEPRADNRCRRCTYTGKWECMYTMAGQFDLLTVDLQWGVFALSTPVDSKILFLSFRNLLSHTQVSFSSPGLANTPSASSPGSSFSPGSHPSASSASSLSSPSFCGGASFASLAQPSGSAPAHGSSTSLWSSAAAAFATARVAPPGGFPARVRPDFATSPLMCPAAGAVGKIFVASPPTCLVALGGGRWAAAVGRALRLFQVHYEEEKREAKGRPGRGGGAGDRAERRRRAGSASESRGSDSSFFAGSPPSPQVSPPSLRCSSLCVLSGHNARIYRLAFDGCRRLVSVDLSEVLIVWDALRQRKLLGVDLKVRHTPLTASHLASLSALLPRPAAHSTRQESPARGPAGLTGADCAALSLAAQQAKKLPSGAFFGETSAAGLASSASGTLAVVAAACAASEGRVMGLARAGAKPRRLAPHKRLGAKKKLFRGDEADDQFWVAQSAARLLAKENVTQWCRKVKRKVEWWTGGANACRDGEVAGQLAGKCGAETDSEFEEEEEEEEETFSRSAGGDSTRGDSALMEALRLQMECDLLNRGRRREDEEESSCGLDSDRSADARVGGAAPGSLHKGTRSSLSASPHLTHGGGDCLLASNRRLPITQSSWMLETHSSPASPFQPPSRAPESPPALKEAPRTFSPPACSDSYSAHFPPLALPPLAPAFGPSSSREKTQPEEEKAKRVEPRDPSTTQPSEAVATSGGLHAASECGVREPVSPLSPQLSSRLPRDVPESEATGVGKSEETQQPGEKRKKTFAEAAALAKGEGDLCRRVSPAVSAGQAAVNSAHAVASELFCQMLEHDSAEVLKSAAVALGMSVDELYVQQMMELQRLEQNKKLRAVESRSAPNEEESACNVVMAEKQRQAEGGQEREEDEEEEAKKRHEEKTNVAIKEKSLQEKSTAEVRRHDTSTSVNRPPSSSSSSSSSSSSSSSSSSSSSSSSSSSSSSSSSSSSSSSSSSSSSSSSSSSSSSSSSSSSSSSCSSSGAAAGVPGEGQSPSAVAECLLSSLNGLAGVPRLGGLLGRKGVVWRQGPNSQARHIAAVCVGERHLALLYRELKIWQVWHFDDFAAEEYAAGNAEPGDL encoded by the exons atgtctccttcctcttctgaaCCTTGCTGTTTTTCCCCAGAGCCTCCTGTGAGTCCGAtcggagaggcagaaagctCCTCTGTCggtgcttctcctctccatctgccttcttctcacGCCCCGATACTTGCCAGCTCctgttctccgtctcctgGTCCACTCACTCCgctctcagcttcttcctcttcttccgagCCGCTCGGTTCCGGTTTGCGCAGACGCTGGGGAGAGCCTGAGTTTCctgctggagaggagagacacggggaggagagaaagggaaacgcggaggaagcagaacagCGTCTCGAGTCTCGTCGTGGAAGATGGCGGGAGGAAAGCCAGAGAAGaggcgtcttcgccgtcttcggCTTCCGCGAGACGGCAGCCGAAGACAGTGGGGAGAGACTCCTGTCAGACCAACGTGGAgcagctgtctccacctCCGAGGCCTCCGAGGGACTGCCTctgaagatggagaaggaaaacgcatgGAGTCCGGGCAACGACGCGACCTGCGAAAGGGAGTTCTCTTTGCTCGGGGAACCGCAACGCGCGCCGGTGGCTTCTGAAGAGACTCCTTCGTCGCCAgccaagacgaagaagcgcgacTGTGACAAGGCCGGCGAGAAGCtcaacggagacagcgaagaagacgagaacggTGGCTGTTTCGTTGAGGATGGCGACAGAAAGGAGTGTGCCGCCCCGCtagcgagaaggcgacgggaAACAAAGGCTTCAGaatcgagagacagagaaacagggaagcAACATGGTGGCGGCAGCAGCTCTGTCGAGGGCGAGTCTCACGCTCCCttcacttcttttctcttggcGGCGCCGAGCGAGTGTCTCGACTgcctgttttccttcctcgacttctcgtctttcttctcggtcttcgCAACGAATAcggtctccttctccatcttttcCTCGCCCTCCCTGCTTCCTCAGACTTGGAGACGCTTTGCCCTTGACAGGAAGCTCTCCTTCGCGTCAGTCCcggtctctccttcttggcTAGCGAgtccgctcttctctgcagacgcgcgTCCTCACCTGCTGCAGatcgagacgcagagacgtcCGCTGCCCGCGACCCAACCGGCGAGCACCGTGGAGCCGGAACAgacggaggaggcgcagaagaaagagcagggAGGAACGAGACTACCTTCGCTCACTCTGCCATGCTGTCTGAGTCGCGGAGACTTCCTGCGACTCGGACAAACGAATCGCCGCTGGCGCCTTGGCTTCTTTTCGCGGGAACAACGcatttctgtcttctccccgGAGCCTCTGGAGAAGGCGCAAGTGGTTGCCTGTCCTCCACTCTTTTCTTCGGGAGAACTGGCTTTCTCGGCCTCACCTCCCTTTCCGCCTatgtctctgcttccagcTTCTCTGGCTCACGAGCTGTCAGCCATACGCCGCGGTGGCTCTGCCGCGCTTGCGGCGACCGTCAGAATGCCTCGAAGCCTTTCAAGAGAGGCGCTCTGCCCTCTCCTCACCGTCTCCTCCAGCCGGATATACACCGTAGACCTCGGACCCAAGAAGGCGGCTCCGGGAAGCGCGGCCGCGGGGAGCAAAAGCCAAGTCTGCGCAGCAGCAGGGGAGTTGCGCCTCCTCACGCTCCCTGCCTCGATGCCGCTGCTGTCGCCTTTCCCGCTGCTCTCGGGTGGAGGCGCCATCCGCGTTCTTCACCGCGCTGCTTCTTTGGCCTCACGAGAGTCTTCGTCGAGCTCGAGCGCCGCACACGAGGACAAGGCGGCGGTACGAGcacctgaagaagagagcgagggaacTGCTGCAGCGTTTCGAGGTCTCGGCAtcgcagagaaacagcgaagaaagaggagtcGGGCGCGTCGTCCGCCGCATGTAGCCTGGGTGGCCTGTTTGGAGCATCCTCTCTGCTGGCAAACGCCGAGAccggggagaaaacgagaggatGTAAGACGCCGGGGCACCGCATCTTTGTCCTCCTCGCCGGTGCTgcgtccgtcttctccttttctcggaccttcttctccatttctcggaccttcttctccttttctcggaccttcttctccatttctcggaccttcttctccttaCCACAGAgagtcctcttctccgttccttgggccttcctctcctggaCTCggtccctcttctcctttgttgcagccttcgtctttttctcctcaacAGGACGAGCAGATCAGGAGACGCGAGCCACAATCGGcggcaggcgagaaggacaTCGCGCGGGGGAGCGGAAGATtcagaaacgaaggcgaggcggcTGCGCCCACTGCACcggcctctgcttcttctctctcctcctctgctccGACGCATCTTCTGTGTCTCACGCTACAGCACATTGACCTTCTTGCTCCGGCCTCTGTCCGCGAGGAAAGACCAGTCGACCTGACAGGTTTCAACTCCGAAACAGCAAACCACGACTGTGCCTCATGTGACTCGGCATCCACACACTCTCTCTCATCCAGTCCTTCGTCTTTATCTTCGTCTGttccgtcgtcttcgccaTCTGCTTGCTcgcactcttcttcctcttctctgctcggTGAGGAAGGCAAAAGTTCTGCGAGCTGCGGAAAGCCATGCCGGTCAGAGTTCGAGTCGCAGGCGGCAGGGAAGGAtggtgcatgcgtcgctgaaaaaaggaaggagacagattcggagaaggcgcgcagagacgaggagacgtcGGAACTGTCTGAAGGCGGCTCGCCTCAACGCGCGAAAGCCTCCAAAGGTCTTCCCCCGCAAGCTACTCCTGCGACCTACCGTCTCCACCCTGTGGCTCTCTGCTCCTTGCGTCGGCAGCATCATGCCTCAGGGCCTCAAGTCCTCCACCCTCACGCGATTGCCTGCTGCGCTTTGCGAGATGAAGAAACGTTGACCATTGCCGCGTCGCTGGTCTGGAAGCGCAATACCTCGACACCAGCTCAGCGTTTCTCCACCTCCAGCCGACAggctgcctcctcttcttccgcttcttcctcttcttcattctcTGGAGCGTCTGGCCTTGgtgcagggagagagacgcggcctGGCGAGGCTTCGGCGTCAGGTTCGGCGCCGCATGCATGCGGGAGGGCGGACAGCGCtggcgagaagcgcgaaggaTTGCCCAGAGGCAGGAGTGTAGAGTTTGTGTTGGGGAGCGCGAGTGGCTTGGGAAGCGGCCCcccgcctgtctcttttgtctccgtcATTGCCGCCGGAACATCTTCAGGCGCCATCTACGCGACAGCCCCTCCTCCCTGTCTCGTCCAGGCATGCACTTGTTCTCAAGATCgctcttttgcttctttcgaGTCTGGGTCTTTCCCCCGGACTCGCTCTCctcagtcttctctctctcgaaatccctcctcctcttcttcctcttcatcttctcccGTTGGAAGAAgccagagagaagctgcGTTGTTTGCAGCGGCGGAGGCGAGTCGCGGCTCTCCTTTGCAGTTCGTCGGGCGCATCTCTTCTGTGGCTGTTCATTCCAGTTCTTCCGGACCAGCTGACTTCCTCCACGTCGTTGCAGGAACGCCGTGGTGCTGTCCAGtgttgccttctctccccgcgCCGAGCAGAAGCCTCGCgagttcgccttcttcgtcgccgcgGCTTGTGCCAGCTGCTGCCTCACCTTGTCTGTCGCCGCCGACgacgtctcctgtctctccatgtTCCACTCCGCCTTTGCGGCCCTCGAAGACGCCGGAGACGCTTGCCTGGCACCTGAGGAATTGGCGAGACTCCGCGACGCCTGGCAAGGGATGGTCGCTTCCCCAGGTCGAGACGAACCACtgtcagtctctctcttccacacCCTGCGCCTGGACGGGAGAAAGCTCGAGGAGCGGAGACGCTCTGGACAGTGCGTCGGGGACTCTCGCAGTCGCGCTGTGGCTCTTCGCTGGTGCGAGCAAAGGAGGAGGAGTGAAAATCTTTCGCTGGAACTGGGAGTGCTCGAGAGGCCGAGACGCTGAGGGAGACGTGgagcaaggagaggaagctgtCGCGCGGAAACAGCGAACCGATGACGCCGGCGAACCGAGGGCAGACAACAGGTGCAggcggtgtacgtacaccggaaAGTGGGAATGCATGTATACCATGGCTGGCCAATTCGACCTCCTCACCGTGGATCTCCAGTGGGGCGTTTTTGCCCTGTCGACGCCTGTGGACTCGAAgattctttttctctccttccga aacCTCTTGTCTCACACACAAgtcagcttctcttctcccggcCTTGCGAATACgccctcggcttcttctccaggctcttctttctcccctggGTCGCACCCCAgcgcctcttctgcctcttctctctcttctccctctttctgcgGTGGcgcgtctttcgcttctcttgccCAGCCTTCTGGTTCGGCGCCTGCTCACGGCTCTTCGACGTCGCTGTGGAGTTCGGCCGCTGCGGCTTTCGCAACTGCGCGCGTCGCTCCTCCAGGGGGATTTCCCGCGCGGGTGCGGCCGGACTTCGCGACCTCGCCGCTTATGTGCCCAGCTGCAGGAGCCGTTGGAAAGATCTTCGTCGCGAGTCCTCCAACTTGTCTGGTCGCTCTCGGCGGCGGCCGGTGGGCGGCGGCCGTTGGTCGAGCTCTGCGCCTCTTCCAGGTTCActacgaggaagaaaaacgcgaagcgAAAGGTCGTCCTGgtcgaggcggaggcgcgggAGATCGTGCAGAGCGAAGGCGTCGCGCCGGCAGCGCCTCCGAGAGCCGTGGATCCG attcctcgttcttcgctggctcccctccctctcctcaAGTCTCGCCGCCGTCTCTGCGCTGCTCGTCGCTGTGCGTGCTCAGTGGACACAACGCTCGAATTTATCGCTTGGCTTTCGACGGATGTCGGCGCCTCGTTTCCGTGGATCTCTCTGAAGTTCTGATTGTCTGGGATGCCCTCCGACAGCGGAAGCTTCTGGGCGTCGACCTGAAAGTCAGGCACACACCCCTGACCGCCTCTCacctcgcctcgctctcggcgCTTCTCCCGCGACCGGCGGCTCACTCCACTCGCCAAGAGTCTCCGGCGAGAGGCCCCGCGGGCCTCACCGGTGCGGACTGCGCGGCCTTGTCTCTCGCAGCTCaacaggcgaagaagcttCCCAGCGGAGCTTTCTTCGGAGAAACTTCGGCCGCAGGCCTCGCCTCGTCCGCGTCCGGGACCCTCGCGGTGgtcgccgctgcatgcgccgcctcCGAAGGACGCGTGATGGGCCTCGCGCGCGCCGGAGCCAAGCCGCGGCGCCTCGCTCCACACAAGCGCCTgggcgcgaagaagaaactgtttcgcggagacgaagcggacGACCAGTTTTGGGTTGCGCAGAGTGCGGCGCGACTGCTGGCGAAGGAGAATGTGACGCAGTGGTGTCgaaaagtgaagagaaaagtCGAGTGGTGGACTGGCGGggcaaacgcatgcagagacggcgaggtCGCGGGCCAGCTCGCGGGGAAGTGTGGGGCCGAGACCGACAGCGAgttcgaagaagaggaagaagaagaagaagagacgttTTCGCGGAGCGCAGGTGGAGACTCGACAAGGGGAGACAGCGCCCTCATGGAGGCGCTCAGGCTGCAGATGGAGTGCGACCTGTTGAATCGAGgccgacgcagagaagacgaagaagaaagcagttGCGGTCTCGATTCGGACAGATCGGCAGATGCTCGCGTCGGAGGCGCGGCCCCCGGCTCGCTTCACAAGGGGACtcgctcctcgctctccgctTCCCCACACCTCACCCACGGCGGaggagactgtctcctcgcctctaACCGCCGTCTGCCAATTACGCAATCCAGCTGGATGCTGGAGACTCACTCGTCGCCGGCTTCTCCCTTCCAGCCGCCGTCGCGCGCGCCGGAGTCTCCTCCGGCGCTGAAGGAGGCGCCAAGGActttctcgcctccagcTTGTTCGGACAGCTATTCGGCACACTTTCCTCCGCTGGCTCTGCCGCCTCTTGCGCCCGCGTTTGGGCCTTCTTCGAgccgagaaaagacacagcctgaagaggagaaggcgaagagagttGAGCCGCGGGATCCTTCGACGACGCAGCCAAGCGAAGCCGTGGCGACATCTGGAGGCCTTCACGCGGCTTCGGAGTGTGGGGTCCGAGAGccggtgtctccgctgtctccgcagctcTCCTCGCGCTTGCCACGAGACGTTccggagagcgaggcgacggGTGTggggaagagcgaagagacacagcagccgggggagaagcgaaagaagacatttgcagaagcagcagccctcgcgaaaggcgaaggagacctCTGTCGGCGCGTCtcgcctgctgtctctgccggACAGGCTGCGGTGAACTCTGCGCATGCGGTGGCCTCTGAACTGTTCTGTCAAATGCTCGAGCACGACTCGGCCGAAGTCCTCAAGTCTGCTGCGGTGGCGCTCGGGATGTCTGTCGACgagctgtacgtacagcagATGAtggagctgcagagactcgAGCAGAACAAGAAGCTCCGAGCCGTGGAGTCTCGTTCTGCGccgaacgaagaggaaagcgcatgcaacgtGGTGATGgccgagaagcagcggcagGCGGAAGGAggacaagagcgagaagaagacgaagaagaagaggcaaagaagcgacatgaagagaaaacgaacgtcGCGATAAAAGAGAAAAGTCTCCAGGAGAAATCGACCGCGGAGGTCCGACGTCACGACACATCCACGTCGGTAAACAGACccccatcttcttcttcttcatcttcttcatcatcttcttcttcgtcttcatcatcttcttcttcctcgtcttcttcttcatcttcatcatcttcttcgtcttcttcatcttcttcttcttcctcgtcttcttcttcttcctcgtcttcttcttcctcgtcttcttcttcgtcttcgtcttcttcttcctcgtcttgttcttcgtcGGGGGCGGCTGCTGGCGTTCCTGGAGAGGGCCAGAGTCCCTCGGCGGTGGcggagtgtctcctttcgtcgCTGAACGGCTTGGCTGGCGTTCCGCGGCTCGGGGGCCTCCTCGGACGGAAGGGCGTGGTGTGGAGACAGGGACCCAACAGCCAGGCGCGACATATTGCGGCGGTGTGTGTGGGGGAGAGACACTTGGCGCTGCTCTACCGCGAACTGAAAATATGGCAAGTTTGGCATTTCGACGACTTCGCAGCTGAGGAATATGCGGCCGGAAACGCGGAACCTGGCGACCTCTAG